Proteins found in one Deinococcus cellulosilyticus NBRC 106333 = KACC 11606 genomic segment:
- a CDS encoding LacI family DNA-binding transcriptional regulator: MTLLPTDSAPVTLDDVARHAGVSPMTVSNVINGKTNVRPATREKVLESIKATGYRANPMARALAGGRSRMISVFTPQLNKPYASEVVQGAARAAEALNYDLVVMMLVESGTSDLSMMTRLSTGALLIQPSRDGRWKHTDLPAHVVSVDGPGDRPLTVDNYGGACQAMQHLISLGHTRIGFISGLADEGRRPEGPFVPGLHDRNDADERYRGYLESMAAAGLQIPQGYIQHGNYTKVSGEQATQRLLTLPEPPTALFVSGDAMALGAIHMAQDLGMEVPRDLSVVGFDDLPIAAASRPGLTTVRQPLQQMGEVAVQMLVSLAEGQNPEVPGPFPTELIQRESTTSPRDRS; the protein is encoded by the coding sequence ATGACCCTACTGCCTACAGATTCCGCTCCGGTGACCCTTGACGATGTCGCCAGACACGCGGGTGTCTCTCCCATGACTGTATCGAATGTGATCAACGGCAAGACCAATGTGCGGCCTGCCACCCGGGAGAAGGTGCTGGAGTCCATCAAAGCCACTGGATACCGGGCCAACCCCATGGCCCGTGCCCTTGCAGGAGGCCGTTCCCGCATGATCAGTGTGTTCACCCCGCAACTGAACAAGCCTTACGCCTCAGAGGTGGTGCAGGGTGCCGCCAGAGCCGCCGAAGCGCTGAATTACGATCTGGTGGTGATGATGCTGGTGGAAAGTGGCACTTCAGACCTCTCCATGATGACGCGCCTCTCCACCGGAGCCCTCCTGATTCAGCCTTCGAGGGATGGACGCTGGAAACACACCGATCTGCCTGCCCATGTGGTCAGTGTGGACGGCCCCGGAGACAGGCCACTGACGGTGGACAATTACGGAGGGGCATGTCAGGCGATGCAGCACCTGATCTCGCTCGGTCACACCCGCATTGGTTTCATCAGTGGTCTGGCAGATGAAGGGCGTCGTCCAGAAGGTCCTTTTGTGCCCGGCCTCCATGACCGCAACGATGCCGATGAACGTTACAGGGGCTATCTGGAAAGCATGGCTGCTGCCGGACTGCAGATCCCACAAGGCTACATTCAGCATGGCAACTACACCAAAGTCAGTGGAGAGCAGGCCACGCAGCGTCTGTTGACCCTCCCTGAGCCGCCCACGGCCCTTTTTGTTTCGGGGGATGCCATGGCTCTGGGTGCAATCCACATGGCCCAGGATCTCGGCATGGAAGTGCCCCGGGATCTGTCTGTGGTGGGATTCGATGACCTGCCCATTGCTGCCGCCTCCCGCCCGGGTCTGACCACTGTACGGCAACCCCTGCAGCAGATGGGAGAGGTGGCAGTCCAGATGCTGGTGTCTCTGGCAGAAGGCCAGAATCCTGAAGTTCCCGGTCCTTTTCCAACGGAGCTGATTCAACGGGAATCCACGACCTCACCGCGCGACAGAAGTTGA
- a CDS encoding discoidin domain-containing protein: MRKYTLLFTGLLAALSSCGTQVGSPGSNAPSATVVKQAVCDPANIALNKSALTSSSEWGGNLATAAAQAFDGNTGTRWSSAHSDPQWIQVDLGSIQSLCEITLQWETAYGRAFRIEVSDTGTGGWTQIYSTTTSTGGTQVIPVTGSGRYVRLTGTQRATQWGYSLWEFGIKKVGTDIFTTDTPDFGPNVKIFNDADSDATIQAALDSAFTPHVKSASAQFGEQRFAFLFKPGTYNVWANVGYYTHLAGLGLNPDDVTITRNINVDSGWNYGDESNATQNFWRTVENLAVLPEGGSTRWAVSQAAPMRRVHIRGNMALGPSNMDWGQGYASGGYLADSRVDGQIISGSQQQWYTRDSSIGSWNGAVWNMVFSGVNGAPAQTFPNPPHTTLATTPVTREKPYLYIMPDGKYRVFLPSMRTNSAGATWPNTPGTSLPMSQFYVAKPGDSAAKLNQALAQNLNLFFTPGVYRLNQTLKVTRANTVVMGIGLATLIPENGITAMEVSDVDGVRIADLLFDAGTTNSPVLLQVGPTGSSVNHSANPITVQDVYFRIGGAVAGKATTSLVVNAHNTILDHIWAWRGDHGAGIGWNSNTADHGVIVNGNNVLATGLFVEHYQKHQVIWNGQGGKTIFFQNEMPYDVPNQSVWTSGNGNGYAAYKVANSVTTHEAWGFGVYCFFNIGGTNTNINAARGIEVPNVAGVKMRHMLTVSLGNNGSITNVINNTGAAVPLPNTNTVPSYVVSYN; encoded by the coding sequence ATGCGCAAGTACACCCTTCTTTTCACTGGACTTCTCGCCGCCCTGAGCAGTTGCGGCACCCAGGTTGGTTCTCCTGGCAGCAACGCTCCCTCTGCAACAGTGGTCAAGCAGGCCGTCTGCGACCCTGCCAACATCGCCCTGAACAAATCGGCCCTGACCTCCTCCTCTGAATGGGGAGGCAACCTTGCCACTGCAGCAGCCCAGGCTTTCGACGGCAACACTGGAACACGCTGGTCCAGCGCCCACTCCGATCCCCAGTGGATTCAGGTGGACCTGGGCAGCATTCAGAGCCTCTGTGAAATCACCCTGCAATGGGAAACCGCATATGGCAGGGCTTTCCGCATCGAAGTGTCAGACACCGGCACCGGAGGCTGGACCCAGATCTACTCCACCACCACCAGCACAGGTGGCACCCAGGTGATCCCTGTCACTGGCTCAGGCCGTTACGTGCGCCTGACTGGAACCCAGCGGGCCACCCAGTGGGGCTACTCCCTGTGGGAATTCGGGATCAAAAAAGTGGGAACCGACATCTTCACCACGGACACCCCGGATTTTGGCCCCAACGTTAAAATTTTCAACGATGCCGACTCTGATGCCACGATTCAGGCTGCACTGGACAGCGCTTTCACTCCACATGTGAAAAGTGCCTCGGCCCAGTTCGGAGAACAGCGCTTCGCTTTCCTGTTCAAACCCGGCACCTACAACGTGTGGGCCAACGTGGGCTACTACACCCACCTGGCAGGGCTGGGCCTCAACCCTGACGATGTGACCATCACACGCAACATCAATGTGGACAGCGGCTGGAACTACGGAGATGAATCCAACGCCACCCAGAACTTCTGGCGCACTGTGGAAAACCTCGCTGTGCTGCCCGAAGGGGGAAGCACACGCTGGGCCGTTTCACAGGCTGCACCCATGCGCCGCGTCCACATCCGGGGCAACATGGCCCTTGGTCCTTCCAACATGGACTGGGGACAGGGCTATGCCAGCGGAGGCTACCTCGCAGACAGCAGGGTGGATGGTCAGATCATCTCCGGCTCCCAGCAGCAGTGGTACACCCGGGACAGCAGCATCGGCAGCTGGAATGGTGCCGTCTGGAACATGGTGTTCTCTGGCGTAAACGGTGCACCTGCCCAGACCTTCCCCAACCCACCCCACACCACCCTGGCCACCACCCCCGTCACCCGCGAGAAGCCCTACCTGTACATCATGCCTGATGGCAAGTACCGGGTCTTCCTGCCCTCCATGCGCACCAACTCTGCAGGAGCCACCTGGCCCAACACCCCTGGCACCTCCCTCCCCATGAGCCAGTTCTATGTGGCCAAACCTGGCGACAGTGCAGCCAAACTCAATCAGGCCCTTGCGCAAAACCTCAACCTGTTCTTCACCCCTGGGGTCTACCGCCTCAACCAGACCCTCAAAGTCACCCGTGCGAACACTGTGGTGATGGGCATTGGCCTGGCCACCCTGATCCCTGAAAACGGCATCACCGCCATGGAGGTCAGTGACGTGGACGGGGTTCGCATTGCAGACCTGCTGTTTGATGCTGGCACCACCAACTCCCCTGTCCTGCTGCAGGTGGGACCCACAGGCTCGTCTGTCAACCACTCGGCCAACCCCATCACTGTGCAGGATGTGTACTTCCGCATTGGGGGGGCTGTTGCCGGTAAAGCCACCACCAGCCTGGTGGTCAATGCCCACAACACCATCCTGGACCATATCTGGGCATGGCGTGGAGATCACGGTGCAGGCATCGGCTGGAACAGCAACACCGCCGATCACGGGGTGATCGTCAACGGCAACAATGTGCTTGCCACGGGCCTCTTCGTGGAGCACTACCAGAAACATCAGGTGATCTGGAACGGGCAGGGAGGCAAAACCATCTTCTTCCAGAATGAAATGCCCTACGACGTGCCCAACCAGAGCGTCTGGACCAGCGGAAATGGCAATGGCTACGCCGCCTACAAGGTCGCCAACTCCGTGACCACCCACGAAGCCTGGGGATTTGGTGTGTACTGCTTCTTCAACATCGGAGGCACCAACACCAACATCAATGCGGCCAGAGGCATCGAAGTGCCCAATGTCGCAGGGGTGAAGATGCGCCACATGCTGACAGTCTCTCTGGGCAACAACGGCAGCATCACCAATGTCATCAACAACACGGGGGCTGCAGTGCCCCTCCCCAACACCAACACTGTGCCCAGCTATGTGGTCAGTTACAACTGA